The Fimbriimonadaceae bacterium genome has a segment encoding these proteins:
- a CDS encoding ROK family protein — protein sequence MRCVVGVDLGGTNVRAQALYEDGSPAGARFENESLAQQGTERILDQVSLTIKQAVAASATAPLGVGMAIPGHIDDAAGVVRWAPNFGETVDGVFHYWQNVPMKADLQARTGSRITMANDANSAAMGEYMFGTGEGKANCLVMLTLGTGIGGGVVLGPRSVQGPASGPLLLVGGNMGGAELGHTIVMRGGLDCNAGSYGAVEAYCQRDGIIRRATHKLRRGRKSLLTDLVEGDLARVTPKLLSQAAAEGDALALEVWREYGEWLGVAVANFINIFAPDVLAVGGQVAKAHPYFLDALKGEARNSAIPSLFDDCSVVVARHMEDAGLLGGAALALQSLR from the coding sequence ATGCGATGCGTCGTCGGAGTCGATTTGGGCGGGACCAACGTCCGGGCCCAAGCCCTATATGAGGACGGGAGCCCGGCGGGAGCCCGCTTTGAGAACGAGTCCTTGGCGCAACAGGGGACAGAACGGATCCTCGACCAGGTTTCGTTGACGATCAAGCAGGCCGTGGCGGCCTCGGCCACCGCCCCGTTGGGAGTCGGCATGGCGATTCCCGGCCACATCGACGACGCCGCCGGCGTCGTCCGCTGGGCCCCCAACTTCGGCGAGACGGTGGACGGCGTCTTCCACTATTGGCAAAACGTGCCGATGAAAGCCGATCTCCAGGCCCGCACCGGTTCGCGGATCACCATGGCTAACGACGCCAACTCGGCGGCCATGGGCGAGTACATGTTCGGCACCGGGGAAGGGAAGGCCAATTGCTTGGTCATGCTCACCCTGGGGACGGGCATCGGCGGTGGGGTCGTCCTCGGGCCGAGAAGCGTGCAGGGGCCCGCCTCCGGGCCGCTCTTGCTCGTCGGCGGCAACATGGGCGGCGCAGAATTGGGGCACACGATCGTCATGCGGGGCGGGCTCGACTGCAATGCCGGGTCTTACGGGGCCGTCGAGGCCTATTGTCAGCGTGACGGCATCATCCGGAGGGCGACGCACAAGCTCCGACGCGGCCGCAAGTCATTGCTCACTGACCTTGTCGAAGGAGACCTGGCCAGGGTGACGCCAAAGCTGCTCAGTCAAGCCGCCGCCGAAGGGGACGCCCTGGCCCTCGAGGTCTGGCGGGAATATGGCGAATGGTTGGGTGTCGCCGTCGCCAACTTCATCAACATCTTCGCCCCGGACGTCCTGGCCGTCGGCGGTCAGGTGGCCAAGGCACATCCCTATTTCCTTGACGCCCTCAAAGGCGAGGCCCGCAACAGCGCGATCCCGTCACTCTTCGACGACTGCTCCGTCGTCGTCGCCCGGCACATGGAAGACGCCGGGCTTCTCGGCGGGGCGGCCCTGGCCCTCCAGTCCCTGCGCTAG